A genome region from Arachidicoccus soli includes the following:
- a CDS encoding glycosyl hydrolase, producing MKLVNVDMKNLLITSILFLLLLVACNVKKPIISNENTSSINLEKNFNSPPDSVKPWIYWYWINDNISKKGITQDLETMAKVGIGEAFIGNIGLPGTPDGKVPFFSEGWWKLTKHAMHEGARTGVNIGLFNGPGWSQSGGPWIKPNQSMRYLVHKDWKVEGPKRFSQKLKMGYNDFQQVAVLAFPQPKDEDKIISNKTAKIHAAQIQNLQALFDNDPITSAAFPTGDKSVTIDISTESPFTARSLTLYPSGQPASMDCALEDFNQDKWQTVKKFTMDRSNPNLNVGPMPYGPVAISFPDVRSSKFRLVFSNIQGQAGLSDIHLSSAPKLDNYVEKQLGKMYPAPHPMWDAYEWPSQAEVNDKSMDIDPSAIINITKYLSKDSTLSWDVPKGNWIIESIGMTPTGVTNSPAVPAGTGLEVDKMNTKDITAHFNAFVGRVLDSISPEDKKAFKHVVADSYETGSENWTEGFDEDFKKRYGYDPKLWLPVLSGRIVRSADQSNRFLWDMRRLIATNIAYKYVGGLRKLSEAHGMQTWLENYGHWGFPSEFLMYGGQSNNISGEFWAEGDLGSIELRDASSAAHIYGKRQVWAESFTAGGLAFLRYPAMLKKRGDWAFTQGVNHTLLHVYIEQPYDSVPGMNAWFGTEFNRQNTWFGQSKVWMDYIRRCNYMLQRGKPVEDVCYYIGEDAPKMTGIEDPKLPEGYSFDWINAEVIENRLSVKNGNLVLPDGLSYRLMVLSPEKTMRPEVLKKIRDLVAAGATILGTPPTHSPSLENYPMADNEVKEMARKLWQHCDGKNLKAVKFGKGMVLRGMDMQTALDKLGVIPDVKIPHGAPLLYIHRKMADADIYFLTNQSDSIVEVSPAFRVTGKQPELWNAVTGTIRALPAFQQEKGKTIVPLKFQPSQSWFVVFRKTADSSSAQTIEDNFPDFKLVQQISGPWLVTFNNKMRGPAQPVIFERLTDWSKSDNDSIRYYSGTADYQKNFTIRQLPEGRQFFLNLGNVNILAHVKLNGIEIGGVWTAPWQINITGALRKGENKLEISVVNLWVNRLIGDSGLPMDQRKTWTPVNPYNTNSSLQPSGLLGPVTIQSVKYLK from the coding sequence ATGAAATTAGTAAATGTTGATATGAAAAATTTATTGATAACAAGCATTCTATTCTTGCTTTTACTAGTCGCCTGCAATGTAAAAAAGCCTATTATTTCAAATGAAAATACAAGTTCCATAAATCTTGAAAAGAATTTTAATTCACCACCTGATTCTGTAAAACCCTGGATATATTGGTATTGGATTAATGATAATATTTCAAAGAAAGGTATTACCCAAGACCTTGAAACTATGGCCAAAGTAGGAATTGGAGAAGCCTTTATCGGCAATATTGGTTTGCCTGGAACACCCGACGGGAAAGTGCCATTTTTTAGTGAAGGCTGGTGGAAGCTCACAAAACATGCAATGCATGAAGGGGCGAGGACAGGCGTTAATATCGGGTTATTTAATGGCCCCGGATGGAGTCAGTCAGGTGGCCCTTGGATAAAACCCAATCAGTCGATGCGCTACTTGGTGCATAAAGATTGGAAGGTAGAAGGCCCGAAAAGATTTTCACAAAAATTAAAGATGGGCTACAATGATTTTCAACAAGTGGCAGTTCTTGCCTTTCCCCAACCCAAAGACGAGGATAAAATCATTTCCAATAAGACGGCTAAAATTCATGCTGCACAGATTCAAAATCTACAAGCGCTGTTTGATAATGATCCAATAACCTCAGCGGCCTTTCCGACAGGAGACAAATCAGTAACCATAGATATCTCCACTGAATCTCCCTTTACTGCACGTAGCCTAACATTATATCCTTCCGGACAGCCCGCTTCCATGGATTGCGCCTTAGAAGACTTTAATCAGGATAAATGGCAAACCGTAAAAAAGTTTACAATGGATCGGAGTAATCCGAATTTAAATGTCGGGCCTATGCCCTACGGGCCGGTAGCTATTTCATTTCCCGATGTGCGCAGTTCAAAGTTCAGGCTGGTGTTTTCCAATATACAAGGACAAGCCGGGCTTTCCGATATTCATCTGTCATCAGCCCCTAAACTGGATAACTATGTGGAAAAGCAATTAGGGAAAATGTACCCCGCCCCACATCCTATGTGGGATGCTTATGAATGGCCTTCCCAGGCTGAAGTGAATGACAAGTCAATGGACATAGACCCTTCGGCTATTATTAACATTACAAAATATCTTTCTAAGGACAGCACCCTTAGCTGGGATGTCCCTAAAGGCAATTGGATAATAGAAAGCATTGGTATGACACCTACTGGCGTTACAAATTCACCGGCTGTACCTGCCGGAACGGGCTTAGAGGTAGATAAGATGAATACAAAAGATATTACGGCTCATTTTAATGCTTTTGTCGGAAGGGTATTGGATAGTATTTCTCCTGAAGATAAGAAGGCCTTTAAACACGTAGTAGCAGATAGTTATGAAACCGGATCTGAAAACTGGACAGAAGGCTTCGATGAAGATTTTAAAAAACGATATGGTTATGACCCTAAGTTATGGCTTCCTGTATTATCAGGGCGAATCGTCAGAAGTGCTGATCAGTCCAATCGTTTTTTATGGGATATGCGTCGCTTAATTGCAACCAATATTGCTTATAAATATGTTGGAGGATTACGTAAACTAAGTGAAGCCCATGGTATGCAGACCTGGTTAGAAAATTATGGACATTGGGGATTCCCTTCAGAATTCTTGATGTATGGGGGGCAGTCCAATAATATTTCTGGTGAATTTTGGGCAGAAGGGGACTTAGGGAGCATCGAACTTCGGGACGCTTCTTCCGCTGCGCATATTTATGGTAAGCGGCAGGTGTGGGCAGAATCCTTTACGGCAGGAGGTTTAGCATTCTTAAGATATCCTGCCATGCTGAAAAAACGGGGTGACTGGGCTTTTACACAAGGTGTAAACCATACCCTATTGCACGTATATATAGAACAGCCCTATGATAGCGTTCCTGGTATGAATGCCTGGTTTGGTACTGAATTTAATCGACAAAATACTTGGTTTGGACAATCCAAAGTGTGGATGGATTATATCCGCAGGTGCAATTATATGTTGCAAAGAGGTAAGCCCGTGGAAGATGTATGTTATTATATTGGCGAAGATGCACCTAAAATGACAGGTATTGAAGACCCAAAACTTCCCGAAGGATATTCTTTTGATTGGATCAATGCAGAAGTGATTGAAAATCGATTATCCGTAAAAAACGGTAACCTGGTATTGCCTGATGGACTGTCTTATCGTTTAATGGTTTTGTCACCTGAAAAGACGATGCGTCCGGAAGTGTTGAAGAAGATCCGTGATTTGGTAGCTGCTGGTGCTACAATACTTGGAACACCACCGACACATTCTCCCAGTTTGGAAAATTATCCAATGGCTGACAATGAAGTAAAGGAGATGGCGAGAAAACTTTGGCAGCATTGTGATGGGAAAAACCTCAAAGCAGTAAAGTTTGGGAAGGGAATGGTTTTGCGTGGGATGGATATGCAAACAGCACTAGATAAATTAGGCGTTATTCCCGATGTAAAAATTCCCCATGGTGCCCCTCTCCTCTATATTCACAGAAAAATGGCGGATGCCGATATTTATTTCCTGACAAATCAGAGCGATAGTATTGTTGAGGTTTCTCCAGCGTTCCGTGTGACAGGCAAACAGCCGGAATTATGGAATGCAGTCACCGGCACCATTCGTGCCTTACCTGCCTTTCAACAAGAAAAAGGAAAGACAATTGTACCTCTGAAATTTCAACCCTCCCAAAGTTGGTTTGTCGTATTTAGAAAAACAGCCGATTCATCCAGTGCACAAACTATAGAAGATAACTTTCCTGATTTTAAACTAGTGCAACAAATAAGTGGACCCTGGCTTGTTACTTTTAATAATAAAATGCGCGGGCCTGCCCAACCTGTAATTTTTGAGAGATTAACAGACTGGTCAAAAAGCGATAATGATAGCATCCGGTATTATTCCGGCACCGCAGATTATCAGAAAAATTTTACTATCCGTCAATTGCCGGAAGGACGACAATTTTTTCTTAATCTCGGGAATGTAAACATCTTAGCACATGTTAAATTAAATGGAATAGAAATCGGAGGCGTTTGGACTGCACCGTGGCAAATTAATATTACAGGAGCTTTAAGAAAGGGTGAAAATAAATTAGAAATCAGTGTAGTAAATCTATGGGTAAATCGGTTAATTGGAGATAGCGGGCTGCCAATGGATCAACGTAAAACCTGGACACCTGTTAACCCTTACAATACCAATAGCAGCTTGCAACCTTCCGGGTTATTGGGTCCAGTAACCATTCAATCCGTGAAATATCTAAAATAA